The nucleotide sequence CTTGTTTCCCGCCTAGACGGTGCCTTTGTCATCGTATTTGCCGTTCCCATTTACAATAAAGATCATAGGGTAGCAGATGTTTTGCTTGCGACAGTCGAAGCAGTCCACCTTTCTAAAAGAATTGAAGATATTGTAGTGGGCAAAACGGGAAATTGTTATATTATGAGTAAAAGCGGCGTGATTATAGCTCATAAAGATACCAATCTGGTCAAAAGCCAAGTGAATATTATTGAGCAAGCCAAAACAGACGGCGAACTTGCTTCTATCGCCGCTTTTTTGGAACATGTTTTGGGCTCTTCCAAAAGTGAAATCGGCTATTACACATATGAAGGCCAATCATACATCGCTTCATTTTCACCGATGAAAAATACCGACTGGTCGGTTATTATCCGCGCCCCTGTAAACGAATTTATGGGTACTGTAAATACCTTGCGAACCTCACTTGTTATTATTGGTGTGGTAACTTTTTTGATCGCACAGTTAATTGTCTTTTTTATAGCTAGAGCCTTAGTAAAACCTATTCGCGGTGTTGTATCAGCTTTGCAAAATATTTCACATGGTGAGGGGGATTTGAGCGTGCGCCTTCCGATAAACGGCAATGATGAGATTACCGACCTATCGGAATACTTTAATCAGACTATTTTGAAGATAGGCTCATCGATTAAGCAAGTAGGTATTAACAGCATCGAGATGGAAAATATCGGTAATGAGCTTGCAAGCAATATGACCGAAACCGCCAGTGCCGTGCACCAGATAAGTGCTAACATCGACGGAGTAAAACAGCAAGCCCTTACTCAGGCTGCAAGCGTTACCGAAACGGCGGCTACGATTGAAGAAATTATCCGCACGATAAAGCAGTTGAATGGCAGTATCGAAAATCAGGCAGCCAGCGTAGCCGAATCCTCTTCGGCTATCGAGCAGATGGTCGGGAACATAGCTTCTATCACTCAAACCCTCGGCAAAACCGATGATGTCATAAAAACACTCGCCTCCGCTACAGCCGACGGTAAGGATACGATAGTTAATTCAAACTCCGTTACCCAAAAAATAGCCGAAGAATCAGGCAGTCTTTTGGAAGCCTCAAGCGTTATCCAGCACATTGCAAGTCAGACCAATCTTTTAGCGATGAATGCTGCAATCGAAGCCGCCCACGCAGGCGAGGCGGGTAAGGGCTTTGCCGTTGTTGCCGACGAAATCCGTAAGCTCGCAGAAGAATCTTCTACGCAAGGTAAAACCATAACTTCTACCCTCAAAGTATTATCCGGCGAAATCGAAGCTCTTTCAGCCTCTTCAAGAACGGTAGAAGAGAAATTCAACACTATTTTTGCTCTTTCGGAGCAGGTAAAAACTATGAGCCAAAACCTAACTAACGCTATGCGTGAACAGGAGAACGGCAGCAAGGAAGTTTTGACAGCCATTCGAGACATCAATATGGTAACAAACCAAGTAAATGACGGTTCCGCCGAGATGCTGCGAGGCGGTGAGAATGTAGCTCAAGAAATGCAAAAGCTCGATGAGCTTACCCGTATCATTACCGACAGTATGAACGAGATGGCGAGCGGTGCGGTACAAATCAGAAATGCCGTTCAGGAAGTAAATGAAATAAGTCAAAAGAATAAGATCAGCATTCAGAACCTTGCAGAAGAAGTCAGAAAATTTAAAGTGTAAGCCGGTGTTGTTTTTATTTTTCTATAATATTTTCAAGTAAGTGCTTAAAAGTTCAGAAAAACTAAAAAAAATTCTTTTAAAGCTTGCAGTATACGGGAAGTCATGGTATACTTTATAACAATGATAGAGAAGTACTTCAACATCAATTACAAGTCTTCTCACAAAAAAAGTGCAAAAAGTTTTTCAAAAATACTTGGCATAAAACGTGCGTGCCTGATAAAATTCGAAGCCCGGCAGCCGAGGGATGCCTCTGACCAAATATTTTTAAATAGCTACAGCTCTTTAATAAGATATATATCATGTCTTGGATTGAGACCTGTCAATCTAAAAGAGGAGTATCATAGATGAAAAAACGTTTTTCAATCCGCTACAAACTGATCATAGTTTTTGGTCTATTAATAGCCATAGCTGCTTCGGTGGAAGGGTTTCTTGCAACCCGTATCGCTCGTAATGCCGTTGCCGAAAAGGTCGAAATACACTTAATCGACAAGGCGACTGATGTCGCCGAAATTATTGACGGGCGCATTACCGCAGTTCAGCAATTCCTTGAAGGTATAGCGCGTATGCCTATGTTCAGCGATGCTTCCATTTCAAATGCTGAAAAAGTAGAACTGTTGAAGGAACAGGCTGCATTTAATGCAGCCCTTCATGAATTGGATTTTAGCGAACTTGACGGCACGCTCCACAGTATTAACGGCCATGCTAATGTCGGTGATCGGGAGTGGTTCAAAGCGGCACGAAACGGAAAAGCGTTTCTTTCCGAACCGCTTTTTTCAAGGACGACACAAAAATTTATCCAAGTTATTGCTGTTCCGATTTACGATGATAATCATCAAATTATCGGCGTTCTGAGTGCGGATTTTGACGGGGCTTGGCTTTCTGAACAGATTAAAGATATAGTTGTGGGCAAAACAGGTAATTGCTATATAATGGGAGATACTACCAACATTATTGCGGATAAAGATATCGAACTGGTTAGAAATCAAGTGAGCATTATTGAGCTGGCAAAAACGGACAAAGAGCTTACTTCGTGTGCCGATTTTTTGGAATACGTTTGGGATACCGACGAAAGCGAGGTCGGCTATTACACATACCAAGGAGTATCTTACATAGCCTCTTTTGCCACAATGAAAACCACTGGTTGGTCTGTTATTATCCGCGCACCGGTAAATGAGTTTATGGGAGCAGTTAATACTTTGCGTAGGTCGGTGTTCGGTATCGGAATAGTGGTTATATCTATTGCACTGGTCATCGTTTTCTTTGTAGCCCTTGCATTGATTAAACCCATAACGGCTATCGTTTCCGCACTTAAAGACATCGCAGAGGGTGAAGGAGATTTAACGGTACGCCTTCCTGTACACGGCAATGATGAAATAACCGACCTCTCAGAATACTTTAATCAGACTATTTCGAAGATAGGCTCATCGATTAAGCAAGTAGGTCTTAACAGCGTCGATATGGAAAATATCGGCAACGAGCTTGCATCGAATATGACCGAAACCGCCAGCGCCGTACACGAGATAAGCGCCAACATAAACGGAGTAAAGCAACAGGCTCTTACCCAAGCAGCAAGTGTTACCGAAACGGCTGCAACCATTGAAGAAATTGTCCGTACGATTAAACAACTAAACGGAAGTATCGAAAATCAGGCTGCCAGCGTCGCCGAATCCTCCGCTTCAATCGAACAGATGGTTGCGAATATTGCATCCATCACGCAGACACTTGGTAAAACCGATGGCGTTATAAAAACGCTGGCTTCCGCTACCGCCGACGGCAAGGAAACACTTTCAGGTGCTAACAGCGTTACGCAGAAAATAACGGAAGAGTCGGGCAGTCTATTGGAAGCCTCAAGCGTTATCCAGCACATTGCAAGCCAAACAAACCTATTGGCAATGAACGCCGCTATTGAGGCCGCTCATGCAGGAGAAGCAGGCAAAGGTTTTGCCGTTGTAGCCGATGAAATCCGAAAGCTTGCAGAAGAGTCTTCCGCACAGGGCAAAACAATAACTGCAACGCTTAAAGCTCTTTCGGGTGAAATAGAGGCTCTTTCCGCTTCGTCGAAAACCGTAGAGGAAAAATTTAACGCTATTTTTAATTTGGCCGAGCAAGTTAAATCGATGAGTGACACTCTTACCGAAGCTATGCATGAGCAAGAGAAAGGAAGTAAGGAAGTTTTGTCTGCCATTAAGGGTATCAACACGGTAACGGTTGAAGTGCAGGCAGGCTCTGAAGAAATGCTGAAAGGAGGGGAGAGTGTTGCTGAGGAGATGCAAAAACTGGATGGTCTGACCCGCGTTATAACTGACAGCATGAATGAGATGGCCTCCGGCGCGGTACAGATTAGCAATGCCGTACAGGAAGTAAATGAGATAAGCCAAAAGAATAAGGCCAGTATTCAAAACCTTACGGAAGAAGTTTCTAAATTCAAAGTGTAATTATTTATAATAGACAAACCTTTATTTTTTTGGTAAAATACGCCGGACATAAACCAATAAAAGGAGAATTGTATGAATTATTTGGTTTTAATAGGCGTTGCAATTATTATCGCCGGTTTTATTTTAAAACTCGACGTAGTTGCAGTTGTTTTGATTTCAGGCCTTGTAACAGGCTTGATTGCAAAGATGGGATTCGTTGAAGTCCTTAATGCAATAGGTACAGGTTTTGTCAACAACCGTTACATGAGCTTGTTTTTTATTTCTTTTCCTGTAATCGCTATTATGGAGCGTTACGGTTTAAAAGAACGTGCTGCAGACTTTATTAAAAAGATAAAGGGAGCTAGTGCCGGTATGGTTATTTGGCTCTACATTCTTATAAGAACAATTGCTTCTGCATTTTCTATTAGATTGGGCGGCCATGTTCAGTTTATCAGACCTTTAATCCTCCCCATGGCTGAAGGAGCTGCTCAAAAACATGTAAAGCTTACCGAAGACGATATCGAAAAAATTAAGGGGCTCGCAGGAGCTTCCGAAAACTATGGAAACTTTTTCGGTCAAAATATTTTCCCTGTTGCATCAGGTGTTCTTTTAATTACAGGAACTCTCAAGGAACAAGGTCTTGATATTACAAATACTGATGTAGCTAAGTACTCAATCTTTGCCGGTGTTGCAATGGTTCTTATAGCCTTACTACAGTGCTGGCTCTTTGAAAAATCACTTAGAAAAGGAGAAAAGGCAGATGTTTAGTTTTATTCAAAATAATACAATGGTTATAGATGAAATCGTTTACGGCCTTTGCGGTCTTGTTTCAATTATCACAGCCGTAATCTCCTTAAAAGATAAAAAGAACCCTATCGGAACATTCTTGTTCTGGGGAATCTTAGGTCTTTTGTTTATGTTCGGTAAAGTTATCGTTCTTAATGTACCTTACGGAGGAGCCATTATCGGAGGCTTACTCTTTGTTTTGGGCGGTTTTACTCTTACAAAACAAGTAAAAGTTGCGGATATTAAGTCGGCAACAAAAGAAGAGATTACCGAAAATTCAAAAAAGGTCGGCAACAAGATTTTTATTCCTGCCGTTTTGATAGGTGTTGTTGCGATGTTATTGGCTCAAATGAAGAGCTTTAAAATTTCACTTGGAACAAATGCTGCCGGAAAAGAAATAATCTTCGGCTTTTCTACTGCACAAGTTGTAGGCCTTGCTTCGATAGTTGCCCTTATTTTTGCAATAATTTTAACTAAGCCGAAAATGAAAGATACAATCAACGATACTTCAAAGATGCTCATGCAGGTAGGCTCTTCAAGTTTACTCCCTCAGCTCCTCGGTGTTTTGGGTGCAATCTTTGC is from Treponema denticola and encodes:
- a CDS encoding methyl-accepting chemotaxis protein, yielding MDKTKRFSLANKLMLIFGLLIFAISLILGFFAVRTARKAVIEKIEVHLIDKAADVAGIIDGRVDSFFQFFEGVSRAPILLDPEISYTEKTAYLKQETAFNDKIYRMDLIDMNGKRRTYDGQILDVSDRDFFISASNGKSFVSEPLVSRLDGAFVIVFAVPIYNKDHRVADVLLATVEAVHLSKRIEDIVVGKTGNCYIMSKSGVIIAHKDTNLVKSQVNIIEQAKTDGELASIAAFLEHVLGSSKSEIGYYTYEGQSYIASFSPMKNTDWSVIIRAPVNEFMGTVNTLRTSLVIIGVVTFLIAQLIVFFIARALVKPIRGVVSALQNISHGEGDLSVRLPINGNDEITDLSEYFNQTILKIGSSIKQVGINSIEMENIGNELASNMTETASAVHQISANIDGVKQQALTQAASVTETAATIEEIIRTIKQLNGSIENQAASVAESSSAIEQMVGNIASITQTLGKTDDVIKTLASATADGKDTIVNSNSVTQKIAEESGSLLEASSVIQHIASQTNLLAMNAAIEAAHAGEAGKGFAVVADEIRKLAEESSTQGKTITSTLKVLSGEIEALSASSRTVEEKFNTIFALSEQVKTMSQNLTNAMREQENGSKEVLTAIRDINMVTNQVNDGSAEMLRGGENVAQEMQKLDELTRIITDSMNEMASGAVQIRNAVQEVNEISQKNKISIQNLAEEVRKFKV
- a CDS encoding DUF969 domain-containing protein, encoding MNYLVLIGVAIIIAGFILKLDVVAVVLISGLVTGLIAKMGFVEVLNAIGTGFVNNRYMSLFFISFPVIAIMERYGLKERAADFIKKIKGASAGMVIWLYILIRTIASAFSIRLGGHVQFIRPLILPMAEGAAQKHVKLTEDDIEKIKGLAGASENYGNFFGQNIFPVASGVLLITGTLKEQGLDITNTDVAKYSIFAGVAMVLIALLQCWLFEKSLRKGEKADV
- a CDS encoding methyl-accepting chemotaxis protein → MKKRFSIRYKLIIVFGLLIAIAASVEGFLATRIARNAVAEKVEIHLIDKATDVAEIIDGRITAVQQFLEGIARMPMFSDASISNAEKVELLKEQAAFNAALHELDFSELDGTLHSINGHANVGDREWFKAARNGKAFLSEPLFSRTTQKFIQVIAVPIYDDNHQIIGVLSADFDGAWLSEQIKDIVVGKTGNCYIMGDTTNIIADKDIELVRNQVSIIELAKTDKELTSCADFLEYVWDTDESEVGYYTYQGVSYIASFATMKTTGWSVIIRAPVNEFMGAVNTLRRSVFGIGIVVISIALVIVFFVALALIKPITAIVSALKDIAEGEGDLTVRLPVHGNDEITDLSEYFNQTISKIGSSIKQVGLNSVDMENIGNELASNMTETASAVHEISANINGVKQQALTQAASVTETAATIEEIVRTIKQLNGSIENQAASVAESSASIEQMVANIASITQTLGKTDGVIKTLASATADGKETLSGANSVTQKITEESGSLLEASSVIQHIASQTNLLAMNAAIEAAHAGEAGKGFAVVADEIRKLAEESSAQGKTITATLKALSGEIEALSASSKTVEEKFNAIFNLAEQVKSMSDTLTEAMHEQEKGSKEVLSAIKGINTVTVEVQAGSEEMLKGGESVAEEMQKLDGLTRVITDSMNEMASGAVQISNAVQEVNEISQKNKASIQNLTEEVSKFKV
- a CDS encoding DUF979 domain-containing protein, with translation MFSFIQNNTMVIDEIVYGLCGLVSIITAVISLKDKKNPIGTFLFWGILGLLFMFGKVIVLNVPYGGAIIGGLLFVLGGFTLTKQVKVADIKSATKEEITENSKKVGNKIFIPAVLIGVVAMLLAQMKSFKISLGTNAAGKEIIFGFSTAQVVGLASIVALIFAIILTKPKMKDTINDTSKMLMQVGSSSLLPQLLGVLGAIFATAGIGKIIGHFASGIVPQGVPVLGVIAYCLGMVIFTMIMGNAFAAFTVITIGVGVPFVIAQGGNPAVVGALGMTCGYCGTLLTPMAANFNIVPAAILETKNKYTLIKAQALMSFALIIVHIILMLIFAF